One genomic segment of Gemmatimonadota bacterium includes these proteins:
- a CDS encoding helicase — MRDALRREISAADGNEVSFVATLDTDRIITAVRVVARGTVDRVLALPGVARAGEMLLHNHPSGHLEPSMADLSVAARAHDDGIGFGIVDNTGQRLYVVVEVPTARLEIKLDPFEVIEQLGEHGPISKELGGYEDRRSQRDLAAHLVDAYNDGGVLLLEAGTGVGKSFAYLVPALAWAKANGERTVISTNTINLQEQLVGKDLPLLARALGTAEHTPTFALLKGWRNYLCRARLETASASQQSLLEGDRLQELLDLTAWASHTEDGTLADLPAPPTSEVWDEVAAEADLCTRLQCRHFDKCFVFRARRRAAQADVVVVNHHLLAADLAVRQASDNWMEAAVLPAYQRIILDEAHHLEDVAASHLGVQVSSRGIRRLLNRLERNGKGLVPSLQRDLATADDLLSRASLDLIRDRLAPAVAEARRAAEGLVLRLFGFLEQQGSGQVRLDDTFGSQAIWTEGLTNELEATVRSFQLIAEVTETIADRLAQAEGTERREQLLMECRGVIRRLDSAADGLNITLRPAVGRPPEVRWIERTGPKGQALQMAAVPLDLAPTLRALLFDRVKTVALTSATLATGGDFSFLSSRIGLGGSDSPITLAEVFPSPFDYGAQCLLGVPEDVPDPREDEAGHDAAIVDVVHDLAFAGDGGIFVLFTSHAALRRAAVTLRSVLGERFPILVQGEGQRDHLLRRFRETGNAILLGTDSFWEGVDVPGRALRSLVLAKLPFKVPAEPITAARLERIAEQGEDGFSGYLLPHAALKLKQGFGRLIRSAQDVGVVILLDRRVVTKRYGMMLLEGLPPADRVIGPWSQVRSKCEDFFARHGIGAAP; from the coding sequence GTGCGGGATGCACTGCGCCGGGAAATCAGCGCCGCCGATGGCAACGAAGTCTCCTTCGTCGCCACGCTCGATACCGACCGGATCATCACGGCCGTCCGCGTCGTCGCGCGCGGCACCGTCGATCGCGTGCTCGCGCTTCCGGGCGTGGCGCGCGCCGGAGAGATGTTGCTGCACAACCATCCGAGCGGCCACCTCGAGCCGTCGATGGCCGACCTCTCCGTCGCGGCCCGCGCGCACGATGACGGCATCGGCTTCGGGATCGTCGACAACACCGGGCAGCGACTGTACGTGGTGGTGGAGGTGCCGACCGCCCGCCTCGAGATCAAGCTCGACCCCTTCGAGGTGATCGAACAGCTCGGCGAGCACGGTCCGATCTCGAAGGAGCTGGGTGGCTACGAGGATCGGCGCAGCCAGCGCGACCTGGCCGCGCACCTCGTCGATGCCTACAACGATGGCGGCGTCTTGTTGCTGGAGGCGGGAACCGGCGTCGGCAAGTCGTTCGCCTACCTGGTGCCGGCGCTGGCCTGGGCCAAGGCCAATGGCGAGCGCACCGTCATCTCGACCAACACGATCAACCTGCAGGAGCAGCTGGTCGGGAAGGATCTGCCATTGCTTGCCCGTGCGCTCGGCACGGCGGAACACACCCCGACCTTCGCCCTGCTCAAGGGCTGGCGCAACTACCTCTGCCGGGCCCGGCTCGAGACCGCCAGTGCGAGTCAGCAGTCGCTGCTGGAGGGCGATCGGTTGCAGGAGCTGCTCGACCTCACGGCATGGGCATCGCACACCGAGGACGGCACCCTCGCCGACCTGCCGGCGCCACCGACCAGCGAAGTGTGGGACGAAGTGGCCGCCGAGGCCGACCTGTGCACGCGGCTGCAGTGCCGACATTTCGACAAGTGCTTTGTCTTCCGGGCACGGCGCCGCGCCGCGCAGGCAGACGTGGTGGTCGTCAACCACCACTTGCTCGCCGCCGACCTCGCCGTCCGCCAGGCGTCGGACAACTGGATGGAAGCCGCGGTGCTGCCGGCCTACCAGCGGATCATCCTCGACGAAGCCCACCACCTCGAGGACGTCGCCGCGTCGCACCTCGGCGTGCAGGTGTCGAGTCGCGGCATTCGTCGACTGCTCAATCGGCTCGAGCGAAACGGCAAGGGCCTCGTGCCCTCGCTGCAGCGCGATCTCGCCACGGCCGACGACCTGCTCTCGCGCGCGTCGCTCGACCTGATCCGCGATCGACTCGCGCCGGCCGTGGCGGAGGCGCGCCGTGCCGCCGAGGGCCTGGTGCTGCGGCTCTTCGGCTTCCTGGAACAGCAGGGGAGCGGGCAAGTGCGGCTCGACGACACCTTCGGGTCGCAGGCGATCTGGACCGAGGGGTTGACCAACGAGCTCGAGGCGACCGTCCGCTCATTTCAATTGATTGCCGAGGTGACCGAGACGATCGCCGACCGCTTGGCGCAGGCCGAGGGGACCGAGCGTCGCGAGCAGTTGCTGATGGAGTGCCGTGGTGTCATCCGCCGCCTCGACTCCGCGGCGGACGGGCTGAACATCACGTTGCGTCCCGCGGTGGGCCGTCCGCCGGAAGTGCGCTGGATCGAACGGACCGGGCCCAAGGGGCAGGCGCTGCAGATGGCCGCGGTGCCACTCGACCTGGCACCCACGCTGCGCGCGCTGCTCTTCGACCGCGTGAAGACGGTGGCGCTCACGAGTGCCACGCTGGCCACCGGCGGCGACTTTTCCTTCCTCTCGTCGAGGATCGGCCTTGGTGGCAGTGATTCCCCGATCACGCTGGCCGAGGTGTTCCCGTCGCCGTTTGACTACGGCGCCCAATGCCTGCTCGGCGTGCCGGAGGATGTCCCCGATCCGCGCGAGGACGAGGCCGGCCACGACGCCGCCATCGTCGACGTGGTGCACGACCTCGCCTTCGCCGGCGATGGCGGCATCTTCGTGCTCTTTACGTCGCATGCGGCCCTGCGCCGCGCGGCGGTCACGCTGCGTTCGGTGCTGGGTGAACGATTCCCCATTCTGGTCCAGGGGGAGGGACAGCGCGACCACCTCCTGCGCCGATTCCGCGAGACCGGCAACGCCATCCTGCTGGGTACCGATTCCTTCTGGGAAGGCGTAGACGTGCCGGGTCGGGCGCTCCGCAGCCTCGTGCTGGCCAAGCTACCTTTCAAGGTTCCGGCGGAGCCGATCACTGCGGCCCGCCTGGAGCGGATCGCGGAGCAGGGCGAGGACGGCTTCTCCGGCTATCTGCTCCCGCACGCCGCGCTCAAGCTGAAGCAGGGCTTCGGCCGGCTGATCCGCAGCGCCCAGGACGTCGGCGTGGTGATCCTGCTCGACCGTCGTGTGGTGACGAAGCGGTATGGCATGATGTTGCTCGAGGGACTGCCGCCGGCCGACCGCGTGATCGGTCCCTGGAGCCAGGTGCGCAGCAAGTGTGAAGACTTCTTCGCCCGTCACGGGATCGGAGCGGCACCATGA
- a CDS encoding aminotransferase class I/II-fold pyridoxal phosphate-dependent enzyme, translating to MIQISDRVGQLPGYPLAKIPTIKRRLIEAGVDVIDLGAGDADGPPPKAVVDALKAALDVTANHKYGFQQGLPAYREAAVRWVERRFGQRFDAYTEMLPLIGSKEGLSHLPMAVCNPGDVAIIPEPGYQAYIGGSMLAGAEPVVVPLRPEHNFLVELDTLPEETLRRAKVVFVNYPNNPTAAVASREYLQRLVAACRRHDIVLAYDNPYCDLTFDGYVAPSIFEIEGARDVAVEYFSLSKSFQMTGWRLGFVVGRSELITALTKVKSYVDTGPFLALQAAGAWTLDHAEELVKPIVAELQVRRDAAVEALRAQGFTVEVPIAAMYLWIPLPPGIASADFSTRALEEEGVVTMAGSGFGPGGEGFFRIALTQPAPRIREAVTRLGRTLAACRDAVALAQG from the coding sequence ATGATTCAGATCAGCGATCGGGTCGGACAACTGCCGGGATATCCTCTCGCGAAGATCCCGACCATCAAGCGTCGCCTCATCGAGGCCGGCGTCGATGTGATCGACCTGGGTGCGGGCGATGCGGATGGCCCGCCGCCCAAGGCGGTGGTTGATGCCTTGAAGGCCGCGCTCGACGTCACGGCCAATCACAAGTACGGATTCCAGCAGGGGCTCCCCGCCTACCGTGAAGCGGCGGTGCGCTGGGTGGAGCGCCGCTTCGGCCAGCGATTCGATGCTTACACGGAAATGCTGCCGTTGATTGGCTCGAAGGAAGGACTCTCGCACCTGCCGATGGCGGTGTGCAATCCTGGTGACGTCGCGATCATTCCGGAGCCCGGCTATCAGGCCTACATCGGCGGTTCAATGCTCGCCGGTGCGGAACCGGTGGTCGTGCCGCTTCGCCCCGAGCACAACTTCCTGGTGGAGCTCGACACCCTCCCCGAGGAGACGCTGCGTCGGGCGAAGGTGGTGTTCGTGAACTACCCGAACAACCCGACCGCCGCCGTGGCGTCGCGCGAATATCTCCAGCGCCTGGTCGCGGCGTGCCGTCGCCACGATATCGTCCTGGCGTACGACAACCCGTACTGCGACCTGACCTTCGACGGTTACGTGGCACCGAGCATCTTCGAGATCGAGGGCGCGCGCGACGTCGCCGTCGAGTACTTCTCGCTGTCGAAGTCGTTCCAGATGACGGGGTGGCGTCTCGGCTTCGTGGTCGGGCGCTCGGAGCTGATCACCGCGCTCACGAAGGTGAAGAGCTACGTCGATACCGGGCCGTTCCTGGCGTTGCAGGCCGCGGGCGCGTGGACGCTGGACCACGCCGAGGAGCTGGTGAAGCCGATCGTGGCGGAGCTCCAGGTGCGTCGCGATGCCGCCGTCGAGGCGCTCCGGGCGCAGGGATTCACGGTCGAGGTGCCGATCGCCGCGATGTACCTCTGGATTCCGTTGCCCCCGGGGATCGCGTCGGCGGATTTCTCGACCCGCGCGCTGGAGGAGGAGGGCGTCGTGACGATGGCGGGGAGCGGCTTTGGTCCGGGAGGCGAGGGCTTCTTCCGGATTGCCCTCACGCAGCCTGCGCCGCGGATCCGGGAAGCGGTGACGCGTCTTGGGCGCACCCTCGCGGCGTGCCGGGACGCGGTTGCTCTCGCCCAGGGCTGA
- the rsmI gene encoding 16S rRNA (cytidine(1402)-2'-O)-methyltransferase, with product MSAFFPHMSSPGTLYVVATPLGHLGDLSTRAVETLRTVDTVAAEDTRRTLGLLASIGAHPRLLSYHAHSGANRAEALLAVLTAGRDVALVTDAGTPAISDPGHELVAAARAAGLTVVPIPGPSSVATALSASGLPGDRYLFLGFLPRKGVERKRLLERAAGEPWSVVLFEAANRLPELLDDLAAACGAERQAVVCRELTKLHEEFRAGTLSALSEHYGETAARGEVTLVLAGRGDHLGDDEPVADPAEIMAAVRNGLAAGESRKDLVRMVSTRFGLPRNDAYRLVMDES from the coding sequence CTGTCGGCTTTCTTTCCCCACATGAGCTCCCCCGGCACCCTCTACGTCGTTGCCACCCCCCTCGGCCACCTAGGGGATCTTTCGACGCGCGCGGTCGAGACCCTTCGCACCGTGGACACCGTTGCGGCGGAGGACACCCGGCGCACGTTGGGATTGCTGGCGTCCATCGGCGCCCATCCACGGCTCCTCTCCTACCACGCCCATAGCGGGGCGAACCGTGCCGAGGCGCTGCTGGCGGTGCTCACCGCCGGGCGGGATGTGGCGCTGGTCACCGATGCCGGCACGCCGGCCATCAGCGACCCCGGCCATGAGCTGGTGGCGGCCGCTCGCGCGGCTGGCCTCACGGTGGTCCCCATTCCGGGACCGTCGTCCGTCGCGACAGCGCTCTCAGCCTCGGGACTCCCTGGCGACCGTTACCTCTTTCTTGGCTTCCTGCCACGGAAGGGGGTGGAACGAAAGCGGTTGCTCGAGCGTGCGGCCGGGGAGCCGTGGAGCGTCGTCCTTTTCGAGGCGGCGAATCGCCTCCCGGAGTTGCTCGACGATCTTGCAGCGGCGTGTGGCGCCGAACGGCAGGCGGTGGTCTGCCGCGAGCTCACCAAGCTGCACGAGGAATTTCGCGCGGGAACCTTGAGCGCCCTCTCGGAGCACTACGGGGAGACCGCCGCGCGGGGCGAGGTGACGCTGGTCCTGGCGGGTCGCGGCGATCATCTCGGCGATGATGAGCCCGTCGCCGACCCCGCCGAGATCATGGCCGCGGTGCGCAACGGACTCGCCGCGGGCGAATCTCGGAAGGATCTGGTCCGTATGGTCAGTACCCGCTTTGGTCTGCCTCGCAACGATGCCTACCGCCTGGTCATGGACGAATCATGA
- a CDS encoding M28 family peptidase — protein MRHRLVPFVALLALPAALAAQGTKRSAVPSAFAPTTTAVARELSGPKALATVAFVEQFYRLPGNRGFNASIDTVAALLRQAGYVDEAAAKSTDRLTYRIESRPMTAPAWSPLDGSLTIVGRAKPLLTWAGNHNMLAANSWPTPAGGVRAAVVDVGAGADADFAKVDVKGKIVFGEGNARTLFTRAMQRGALGVIAPQKLPAFNQQSKNVNSIQFSGVSRDTVNKGFLIYLSAAARDSIKAALAAGALEVQATVQAVFDVAPERTLVAEIRGAVRPTERFVYSAHVQEPGANDNASGVGLLAEMARTAAVLVKGGRANPARTMTFLWGDEIRATARYLSEDSTRRAGVKWGMSLDMVGENTALTGGSFLIEKMKDPSAVWVRGEDQHTEWGSSTVRQVDIWPHFLNDFSRQRCLDRAATTGWVVKANPFEGGSDHTPFLSNKIPAVLFWHFTDQYYHTDRDRIEMVSATTLGNVGNCALTTGLLLTAGSEAVAGDALAELVTVAMQELRTQAALSRAAVQQGGDAAAERKIVEAWRDYYVAALPTVQELAVGGNGLAAQVAAGQARVRAVADEVLATIK, from the coding sequence ATGCGTCATCGTCTTGTTCCGTTCGTGGCTCTACTCGCACTCCCCGCCGCCCTCGCGGCCCAAGGCACGAAGCGGTCGGCGGTGCCGTCAGCGTTCGCGCCGACCACCACCGCCGTCGCGCGTGAGCTCTCGGGCCCCAAGGCCCTCGCGACGGTGGCGTTCGTCGAGCAGTTCTATCGCTTGCCGGGGAATCGCGGCTTCAACGCCTCGATTGATACCGTCGCCGCCTTGCTGCGACAGGCGGGCTACGTCGACGAGGCGGCCGCCAAGTCGACCGATCGGCTGACCTACCGGATCGAGTCTCGACCGATGACGGCCCCGGCCTGGTCGCCGCTGGATGGCTCGCTGACGATCGTCGGCCGAGCCAAGCCGCTGCTGACCTGGGCGGGGAATCACAACATGCTCGCGGCCAATTCCTGGCCGACCCCGGCGGGTGGCGTGCGCGCCGCGGTCGTCGATGTTGGCGCCGGGGCCGACGCCGACTTCGCCAAGGTCGACGTGAAGGGGAAGATCGTCTTCGGCGAGGGCAATGCGCGCACGCTCTTCACCCGGGCGATGCAGCGCGGTGCGCTCGGCGTGATCGCGCCGCAGAAGCTGCCGGCGTTCAACCAGCAGTCGAAGAACGTCAACTCGATCCAGTTCTCCGGCGTGTCGCGTGACACCGTGAACAAGGGATTCCTGATCTACCTCTCGGCGGCGGCGCGAGACTCCATCAAGGCGGCGCTCGCGGCGGGGGCGCTCGAGGTGCAGGCCACGGTGCAGGCGGTCTTCGATGTGGCGCCGGAGCGGACCCTCGTGGCCGAGATTCGTGGTGCGGTGCGACCGACTGAGCGCTTCGTATACTCTGCCCACGTGCAGGAACCAGGGGCGAACGACAATGCCTCCGGGGTCGGGTTGCTGGCGGAGATGGCGCGGACGGCTGCGGTCCTGGTCAAGGGCGGGCGAGCGAATCCCGCCCGGACGATGACCTTCCTCTGGGGCGACGAGATCCGTGCCACGGCGCGCTATCTCTCCGAGGACAGCACCCGTCGTGCGGGGGTGAAGTGGGGAATGTCGCTCGACATGGTGGGCGAGAACACCGCCTTGACCGGCGGCAGCTTCCTGATCGAAAAGATGAAGGATCCGTCGGCGGTCTGGGTGCGCGGCGAAGACCAGCACACCGAATGGGGAAGCTCGACCGTTCGTCAGGTCGACATCTGGCCGCATTTCCTCAATGACTTCTCACGGCAGCGCTGTCTCGACCGCGCTGCGACCACCGGCTGGGTGGTGAAGGCGAATCCGTTCGAGGGAGGCAGCGACCACACGCCCTTCCTGAGCAACAAGATTCCGGCGGTGCTCTTCTGGCACTTCACCGACCAGTACTACCACACCGATCGGGACCGGATCGAGATGGTGAGCGCCACCACGCTGGGCAACGTCGGCAACTGCGCGTTGACGACCGGCCTCCTGTTGACGGCAGGCTCGGAGGCCGTGGCCGGCGATGCGCTGGCGGAGCTGGTCACCGTGGCGATGCAGGAGTTGCGCACGCAGGCCGCGCTCTCGCGCGCAGCAGTGCAGCAAGGTGGCGATGCCGCCGCGGAACGGAAGATCGTCGAGGCATGGCGCGACTATTACGTCGCCGCATTGCCGACAGTGCAGGAACTTGCGGTCGGCGGCAACGGGCTTGCCGCACAGGTTGCCGCAGGCCAGGCGCGCGTGCGCGCGGTCGCCGATGAGGTGCTGGCCACGATCAAGTAG
- the trxA gene encoding thioredoxin, whose product MSGKTVVVTDATFADEVTGTKGLVMVDFWAEWCGPCRAIAPTLEALAEEYAGQVKVAKLDVDSNQQTAMKFNVRSIPMIAFFKDGQHVDTVVGAMPRPAFEAKIKQHLA is encoded by the coding sequence ATGAGCGGCAAGACCGTGGTCGTGACCGATGCGACCTTTGCAGATGAAGTGACCGGGACCAAGGGTCTCGTGATGGTCGATTTCTGGGCGGAGTGGTGCGGGCCGTGCCGGGCGATCGCCCCGACGCTGGAAGCGCTGGCCGAGGAATACGCGGGCCAGGTCAAGGTGGCCAAGCTTGATGTCGACTCGAACCAGCAGACTGCGATGAAGTTCAACGTCCGCTCGATTCCAATGATCGCCTTCTTCAAGGATGGTCAGCACGTCGATACCGTGGTGGGTGCCATGCCCCGCCCGGCGTTCGAAGCGAAGATCAAGCAGCACCTGGCCTGA
- a CDS encoding DUF4159 domain-containing protein, which produces MMPRVTTMLLLAVALAPPASGQVARPAASALTIGRLHYEGGGDWYANPTSLPNLLAAIEERTALPTAGTERVVRLADADLWDVPYLYATGHGNISFTDQERATLRRWLLQGGFLHVDDNYGLDVSWRREVAKLFPDRPFVEVPLDHPIYHLVYDFPAGIPKIHEHDGKPAQGFGIFVEGRLVLYYSYQSDLGDGWEDPAVHNDPAPVREAALRMGVNLFAYAVGWGG; this is translated from the coding sequence ATGATGCCTCGCGTCACCACCATGCTCCTCCTCGCCGTGGCGCTCGCGCCGCCGGCGTCAGGGCAGGTGGCGCGACCCGCCGCGAGTGCGTTGACGATCGGTCGGCTGCACTATGAAGGCGGCGGGGACTGGTACGCCAACCCCACATCGCTGCCCAATCTCCTCGCTGCCATCGAGGAACGCACGGCGCTACCCACCGCCGGGACGGAGCGCGTGGTGCGTCTCGCCGACGCCGATCTCTGGGACGTGCCGTATCTCTACGCCACCGGGCACGGCAACATCAGCTTCACCGATCAGGAACGGGCGACGCTCCGGCGCTGGTTGTTGCAGGGCGGCTTTCTCCACGTCGACGACAATTACGGCCTCGATGTCTCGTGGCGTCGCGAGGTGGCGAAGCTCTTTCCCGACCGACCCTTCGTCGAAGTACCGCTCGATCATCCGATCTACCACCTGGTCTACGATTTTCCGGCCGGCATTCCCAAGATCCACGAGCACGACGGCAAGCCGGCGCAGGGTTTCGGCATCTTCGTCGAGGGGCGTCTGGTCCTCTATTACAGCTATCAATCCGATCTGGGTGATGGCTGGGAAGATCCCGCCGTCCACAACGATCCCGCCCCGGTGCGCGAAGCCGCACTCCGGATGGGGGTGAATCTGTTTGCGTACGCCGTGGGATGGGGTGGATGA
- a CDS encoding fumarylacetoacetate hydrolase family protein, which produces MMVVQPSKIVCVGRNYAAHAKELGNEIPKNPMLFFKPPSALLAPGGTIVIPSVSQQVEYEAEIGVVIGTRASKVSAADAMQYVRGFTCGNDVTCRDLQKPDGQWGRAKGFDTFCPVGPVVAEGLDWTRLEVIGRVNGEERQRAPVSDMIFSIPVLIEYISGIMTLEPGDLILTGTPEGVGRLHPGDVVEVEIPGVGILRNTVAGGDA; this is translated from the coding sequence ATGATGGTGGTTCAACCGAGCAAGATCGTCTGCGTCGGTCGCAACTATGCGGCGCACGCCAAGGAACTCGGCAACGAGATCCCGAAGAATCCGATGCTCTTCTTCAAGCCACCCTCGGCGCTGCTCGCGCCGGGCGGTACGATTGTCATCCCGTCGGTCTCTCAGCAGGTGGAGTACGAGGCGGAGATCGGCGTGGTGATCGGGACGCGCGCCTCGAAGGTCTCGGCAGCCGACGCCATGCAGTATGTGCGCGGCTTCACCTGCGGCAACGACGTCACCTGTCGCGACCTGCAAAAGCCGGACGGCCAGTGGGGACGCGCCAAGGGATTCGACACCTTCTGCCCGGTGGGGCCGGTGGTGGCCGAGGGTCTCGACTGGACCCGGCTCGAGGTGATCGGTCGGGTCAACGGGGAAGAGAGGCAGCGCGCCCCCGTGAGCGACATGATCTTCTCGATTCCGGTGCTGATCGAATACATCAGCGGCATCATGACCCTCGAACCCGGGGATCTCATCCTGACCGGAACACCGGAGGGTGTGGGGCGGCTCCACCCCGGGGACGTCGTTGAAGTCGAGATCCCCGGCGTGGGGATCCTGAGGAATACCGTGGCGGGAGGGGACGCATGA
- a CDS encoding pyridoxine 5'-phosphate synthase: MRPLRLYINVDHVATLREARRTDEPDPRRAAAEAEAHGADGITVHLREDRRHIQDHDVEGIAAAVTTVCNLELATREDIVDFACRLRPYQVTIVPERREEVTTEGGLDLARRDPYLRTALRRLDAAGIHVALFIDPDISVIDEAKDLGVPAIELHTGRYAHGWHHDGGSSLAEVQRAAEYAAGIGLAVHAGHGLTYANVLPIARIPEIEELNIGHSVVSRAIFEGIGPAVRTMKRLCEDARA, translated from the coding sequence ATGCGACCGCTTCGGCTCTACATCAATGTGGATCATGTGGCGACGCTCCGGGAGGCGCGGCGCACCGACGAACCGGACCCGCGGCGGGCGGCGGCGGAGGCCGAGGCGCACGGCGCCGACGGCATCACGGTCCACCTCCGGGAAGATCGGCGCCACATCCAGGATCACGACGTCGAGGGGATCGCGGCGGCGGTGACGACGGTCTGCAACCTCGAGTTGGCGACCCGGGAAGACATCGTCGACTTCGCCTGCCGGCTCCGGCCCTATCAGGTGACCATCGTCCCCGAGCGTCGCGAGGAGGTGACCACCGAGGGTGGCCTCGACCTGGCGCGGCGTGACCCGTACCTTCGCACCGCCCTGCGTCGCCTCGACGCGGCCGGAATCCACGTGGCCCTCTTCATCGATCCGGATATCAGCGTCATCGATGAGGCCAAGGATCTCGGTGTCCCTGCGATCGAGCTGCATACCGGCCGATACGCTCATGGGTGGCACCACGACGGGGGGAGCTCCCTCGCCGAGGTGCAGCGGGCGGCGGAGTATGCGGCGGGCATCGGGCTCGCGGTCCACGCCGGGCACGGACTCACCTACGCGAACGTCCTGCCGATCGCCCGCATTCCCGAAATCGAGGAACTCAACATCGGACACAGTGTCGTGAGCCGCGCCATC
- the mce gene encoding methylmalonyl-CoA epimerase: protein MKPTIAHIGIAVPDVDAALRFYRDVLQVPTRGPEEADGARIVHLEFGDSEVELLEPIQPDSPIGRFLAKRGPGIHHICYRVPDLDAALAASLAQGYTLIDATPRTGAGGCRIAFLHPKSTDGVLIELTE, encoded by the coding sequence ATGAAGCCTACTATCGCGCACATTGGCATCGCCGTGCCGGACGTGGATGCCGCCCTTCGCTTCTATCGTGACGTCCTGCAGGTGCCAACCCGGGGCCCCGAAGAAGCCGATGGCGCCAGAATCGTGCACCTCGAGTTTGGCGATTCCGAGGTCGAACTCCTCGAGCCGATCCAGCCGGACTCGCCCATTGGCCGCTTCCTCGCCAAGCGCGGGCCGGGCATCCATCACATCTGCTACCGCGTTCCCGACCTCGATGCCGCCCTCGCCGCGTCGCTGGCGCAAGGCTACACCCTGATCGATGCAACACCACGAACAGGAGCTGGCGGCTGCCGGATAGCATTTCTGCATCCCAAGAGCACCGACGGCGTGCTGATCGAACTCACCGAGTAG
- a CDS encoding asparagine synthetase B has protein sequence MDDAQGDHLKAYGVAFRALERGEKSEWLLNYRGGSFLMPASDAVQRDATLAGVTLESATDGAVAEMRAQLQGGNMDAVPLEKAPRMAVYAPPNAAPWDDAVTMVLEYAGIKYDRVWDPEVIGGRLTNYDWLHLHHEDFTGQYSKFVLNYAGAPWLQSMMDLNRGTAQQLGFANVPAMKRAVAQKISGFVDRGGFLFAMCTATETLDLALASDGVDIAAAYADGTPMDPRASSLMHWDAALAFQGATLEQSPSLAVFSDIDGHQVNGVARQPLGAFTLFNFSAKIDPVATMLVQNHRQVIPDFFGLTTSFRRDRLKPDVIVLGDELGAPWVKYIHGSRGKGTWTFFGGHDPEDPQHAIGDAPTDLALHPGSPGYRLILNNVLFPAAKKKELKT, from the coding sequence ATGGACGATGCGCAGGGCGACCACCTGAAGGCGTACGGGGTGGCGTTTCGGGCGCTGGAGCGTGGCGAGAAATCGGAGTGGCTGCTCAACTACCGTGGCGGATCATTCCTGATGCCCGCAAGCGACGCCGTGCAGCGGGACGCCACGTTGGCCGGCGTGACGCTCGAGTCGGCGACCGACGGCGCGGTGGCGGAGATGCGAGCGCAGTTGCAAGGAGGCAACATGGACGCCGTGCCGTTGGAGAAGGCGCCGCGGATGGCGGTCTATGCCCCACCCAACGCTGCCCCGTGGGACGACGCGGTGACGATGGTGCTGGAGTACGCCGGGATCAAGTACGACCGTGTCTGGGATCCCGAAGTGATCGGGGGGCGGCTGACCAACTACGATTGGCTCCATCTGCACCACGAGGATTTCACGGGGCAATACTCGAAGTTCGTCCTGAACTACGCCGGTGCCCCGTGGCTGCAATCGATGATGGACCTGAATCGCGGGACGGCGCAGCAACTCGGTTTCGCCAACGTGCCTGCGATGAAGCGCGCCGTGGCGCAGAAGATCAGCGGCTTCGTGGACCGCGGTGGCTTTCTCTTTGCGATGTGCACCGCGACCGAAACGCTCGACCTGGCACTGGCCAGCGATGGTGTCGACATCGCGGCGGCCTACGCGGACGGGACACCGATGGATCCGCGCGCCTCGTCGCTGATGCACTGGGACGCCGCCTTGGCCTTCCAGGGGGCCACGCTCGAACAGTCGCCCTCGCTGGCGGTGTTCAGCGATATTGACGGCCACCAGGTCAACGGGGTGGCGCGGCAACCGCTCGGGGCGTTCACGCTCTTCAACTTCTCGGCAAAGATCGATCCGGTGGCGACCATGCTGGTGCAGAACCACCGGCAGGTGATCCCGGACTTTTTCGGCCTCACGACCTCATTTCGTCGGGATCGCCTCAAGCCCGATGTGATCGTGCTGGGTGATGAACTCGGGGCCCCGTGGGTCAAGTACATCCATGGGTCGCGGGGGAAGGGCACCTGGACCTTCTTCGGGGGGCATGACCCGGAAGATCCCCAGCACGCCATCGGCGACGCACCGACCGACCTTGCGCTGCACCCGGGGTCGCCCGGCTACCGACTGATTCTCAACAACGTCCTCTTCCCTGCGGCGAAGAAGAAGGAACTGAAGACCTGA